caaaagatAATTAAAAGTTTGTAAAAGCAAAAGACATAAGAGACTTACCCATTCATCGTATCTACGTGATGCTGGAGAGCCTGTTTCTTCGCCCAGCCGGAAATAAACTTCCTGAGAGCTCCGCTTTTGGCTGCAATTTGCATCATCTTCTCGAAGATCTTTTCATACACTCTCGGAACTCCCAGGAACTTCGTAGGACGAACTTCCTGCATGGTGTTGATCAAAGTACCCTTTAGGGCGTCCTTATCGGCGAAGTAAACTGCCGCAGCTACTGTTATAGTGATGTATATGTCGACGACTTGGGCGGCTACGTGACTCAAGGGCAGGTAACTGATGAGGACTTCCTCGCCTCCCACGGGAAGCCCCATTCGCTCGGTTATAACCAAGGCGTCCCACGTCAGGTTGTCGTGACTGAGCATCACACCTTTGGGGTTACCTACTGTTCCAGactggaaaataaaataaacaattattaaagaGGTCCAAAAACGTTGGTGGTGTATTTacttgaaaataatttttataaaaaagataTGTTGAGCAAGTACTCACCGTGTAGACCAAAGTACAGCACCTGTTGATAGCGACTTGTTTCAAGGCATTATTTAAGGCGTCGTCAGTTTGTTGAGCACCTATTTCCATCAGTCTTTTCcactgaaataattaaaatacacaTTATATCGCCTTATATCGaaatacatataaataataatgaTTCTACAGAAAATGGATCTTTGTTGAATGGAAGAACAGAAAGATCctaaggaaaacatggaaaaagtaataaaaagatTAATCGACTAAATATAACACCAAAATTGGCAATTACAAAACCAAAAACATTGAAAAACTACTAAACAAAGCTACACAGcaatataaatataaagaataggtatttaaaataaaataatcgttACTTACACTTATCACATCTGGGTGTGTGGGTTCTCCACTGTATTGTACTATCGCCTTTAGCTCTGGTAACCTGGACTTAACTTCTAGAATTTTATCTAACTGCTTCTGGTCTTCTACCACTATTATATTTGCTCTGCTGTTTTCTGCGCAGAAGTAGCAGGCTTCTGCAGAGTTGGTGGTGTAGACTCCTACCGCTATCCCCCTAAAAAGAAGCCAAACTATCAAATATAATAGTTATTCTTGTCTTAATTACATTTCTGTTTCATCAGTTACATGTTATTTAAGTTCCTACTGAAATTATGTTTGCCTATGCTAAAACTTTCCGTTCCTCTGTTTTTCACGTCTCATCTTCCAGGTCACTATATCTTATCTCTTCTTTTGGCTCTGATATTATTATGCCTTTTCCAGTTCTTGAGAAACTAGAAAAAGTCCAGAGTGGTGAAACTTGGTACAGAGATTCCTCTTGGGGTAAGGAAGAGCCCTGTTAAGTTTGGGCTCTCTAGGTATCCTTCTCATACTAAGGTTTCCTTTTCTTGAAGAAAATTTCTAGAATCATAAAACGTGCCACACATCTGGAAGGAAAAGTCTTAGAAACTTAAAGTTTATTGCATACATTCTTCACGATTGAATTTGGTATCAATCCACCTTTGTTATGTCTGATATTCTTATGCCTTTTCTTATTCATAAAGAAGATTACAGAGTCTTGAAACTTGATAAATAGGTTCCTCTTGGGACAAATAAGAATTCTATTCAGTTTGGACTCTTTAGGTATTCTTCTTTTCATATCAAGGCTTTTTTGCCTTTTCTTTTCTTGAAGAAAAGTCCTAGAGTCTTAAAACTTGCCATACCTCTGGAAAGAAaagtcttatttatttgaagctTAGTGCACACTTTCTTCACGGTTAAATTTGGTGCAAATACGTATTCTTCtatttgtgatatttttatgccTTTCCTTATGCTTGAAACAAAAGTTCCAGAGtcttaaaacataatatataggCTTCTTAAGGCAAGGAAGAACCCTTAAAGTTAGGGGTCGAAAACTCCTTGAAATAGTAAGCAGTGAGGATGGGGTCAAAAATTCTCTCTGCTTCTTCAATACCCTCCCAATtcaattatttctttgtattaaAAGTTTTTTGTTCCTCTTGTTATTTCTTCTATTCCTCCTTATACAACTCTGGTTCTTTTACGTTTATTCAATATTGTGTTTTTTATTCTTGTCATTTTATTCTTGTCTATTCTATAATTTTGGATGATATTACTTACAATCGATTCTATTTCgtttctttttcttcaatttaTGTGTTTTTGTTGACATTTATTTGTTATTCGTGCTCCTGCATTTCTGATTCGTTTCTGTTGTCATCTGTTCTACTTTAATGTCTTTCCGTTGATTTTATAAAATTCTTATCCATGTTATTACATTTCGTCTACTTCGATGTCATTATTTTTCTCCCTCTTCTTTCGTTCTATTCCATTTCCGCTTATTTTATTATACTGCTGGctatattttattcaattttcattaattttatttaaatcataTACCCAGCATTCTATTATATTCTCTACTTTTCAGACAACATGGCAACTCTGTGCAGAAATGTCAACGTCAAAATTGGACGAAATGcaatggacagtggaagtgtgacgtcacaactgtcaattactttccaaacaaaagttgaaatgtccaatctcaagacattttagtttctataaagttaacattttgcttcctctgctgctttttcttttaagtatagtgtttttacgataataccatcataattcagtgttctatttctatgaaatatagtttaaaagtttaaattaaagacattctaaccttactttattgataaatgcattttattgctatttttataaaacaacgtgctttattatttacacaaccttgtaaaattgttgtagtaactattagaatacttagatattgcaaaaagcggaaagattctgtaaaaaaatgaaaaaataacgaaaaatacaaattatccacactaaacaaggtttgtttggaaagtaaaactgacatatgtcaataaaatctacgtcatcactttcAGGGTCCATTAACTCAACGAAACGATGTATAGAATAAAACCATGAATATTTCGTTTACTTAAAGCTTACTTACCCAGCAAATATCGCTGCAAGATCCGAGTAGAACCATTCTGGACTGTTAAATCCTAGAATGCAAACTGAGTGACTGGGTTTTAGACCGAGGTATAAAAAGGCTTTTGCGCAGGTGCGAACGTTCTCCAGGTACTGTCTAAAAAGAAAAATTGTACATATTAGTGTGAGAATTGAAAGAAAAAACTGTTGCAATTGTTGGAGTATGATAAATGACTCTTTGTAAGGAGAATGACACggtatacaaaacaaaaacagcaTACAAAATACGTTCCAACAAAAAGATTCGTCGCATCGTCCTTCCGAGTATTATAACAAAAAGTGAAATTGTCTAGTGATGGTTTTATTTCAATCATTTACATTGTAATAATCGGGCAAATGCTAGTACTCCTCAAGCTGACCTGTGCGCTAGGATGTTACTCTCTAGGTTTTCGAATTGCCGTCTTAGGACATTACGAAGGATGCACATGAAATTGAAAATCCTGGTTCTGggtccctggttacagttgttctCTGCATGAGCGCATGTAGGACTTTTCGTTCCCCCAATGATCATTTTTCCCATGAAAAAGTCCAGCGAGCTGCTTAAAAAAGACGCTTCTCTTCGCTTTTCATCCATTTGAGTGGATCCAGACGGACTTGTTTACCCAGTAGTTCGACCATTTCTGGAAACACACCAAACCTACTCAAGACAGTCCCATACTGCTGGTATTAGACGGCGATCTTACTTATACCAGAAACTTGGATGTTATTCTGAAAGCTAAAGAACATTTTGTGTCAATTATTTGTTTGCCTCCTCATACAACGCACACAATGCAATCGCTCGATAAGATGGTAATTAACGGTCTTAAAACTTTCACAGTGAAGAAGTTAGAGTTTTTATGAGAACTACTAATAGAATGATAACTCATTTCAGTGCTACTAGAATTTATCCAGCTAAACGTAATATATTTTTGACGAAGCAAAAATAGAATCAGTGGAGGACCTACATATCATTGTTCTTCCCTCAGGTAGTATTGCATTACCACAGGTTAAAAAGAAGGCAGGAATACGGGGCAAGTCGGTGAGACTCAAATCGACGACAAATAAGGATGAGTTAGAGCAAAGTATTTCAGTTGCTTCAAAGTAGAAAAAATTGTTGTGAGAAGAACTGATGATGACAAACCAGGACCTAGTTGCATTAAATCCATGCCCAAGAAGATATGCAAACGACGCAAGCCAACAACGTACAATTCAAAATCATTAGATTCATCCGATGATAATTTCCCAAGTTAGTTGGGTAAAAATCCAGAATAAACGATCAAGATCATTCTTTGGACGACGATATTCCAGTAGGCCATAGGTTTTGGCTTCACTATTTTGTGTTgcacttatgttttttttttataaattatcttaAGAAAGGAACAATCATCAATAGTGAGTACTATGTAGATTCATTGATGCGTTTAAAGGAAGAAATTGCGAAAACACTTCCATAAATTAAGAATAAAAAGTGTGCTTACACAGTATTTTCCAGATTCGGTCCCATGTGGAGAATGCACGCGCTTTCCTTGTATCGAGAAGaggaatattttttaaacaagtcCTTTATCACAAAAACTAAATGTTTATTTAAGCTAAATCACTCTAGCACCAACATCACATCCCACTGGCAATAGTACTATTGGTAGTAGTCATCATTAACGAAATGGGCAGCAATGAATCAAAGCCTTCTTAAAGGACTACAAGATGCAGACACTACCTGACAATATTTTGGGTTCCCCGTTTTTGGCTGTACAAAGTTTTTTGTACATAAATTGTCTTGAGAAAGGAATAGTAATCGACAGCAATTGTTGTGTTGTGTTATTAATGCGTTTATATGAAAAAGTGATTACTTGCTGCAATAAAATTCGTTGGCAGTTTGTACGAAAAAAACTCTACTAAAACATCTCTATTAAGAAACTACATGAAACCTCCGAGAACGATCTTAAAAACTTGAATAATAGCATCATAAACGCCTGAAAAGAAAATCACCGAGTGCACTGTCCTAATAaaaaatcagatagtaaaataagtccatatactGACTTACTTtgctttttcgtgtctggatccgactacagtttttctgcccaatatcgggctacgtctacaccctttgtatttgcgagccataaataaTCGAGGGTGCACTATGATgagcaaagtctgcatactctcaggtgctccacgttctgtgtttccccacattcacaaagtgcgtcacTGTCTGTCTTAATGatccatttaatgaggttctgttttacaggggcaacacctgtgcgtatgcgattgagtGTCCGCTAGGTTCttcagtccaggttcattccattaggtcgttctggatgtagagggaacagttcgggtggttcgacgctgacatttctcataatcCTGATTCCTGGCGGTTaatcaaacccgtataattggtggtgcctttcatcgaaagtttgcctgaacttctccacatattgtaaGGTGCATTTACGGTCATCTGGTGatgagaatccagctacccggtacagtaggggtagaggggtaggcttcatacaaccggtaattattctacatgtttcatttaacgccgtggtgacttgttgggtcgaaaatacgaactactaaggaatataatgcagggtaaaatcaaaggcagaagaagcgtaggaagacgtaaaatctcgtggttacgcaatctccgtgaatggtttggatgcagttcaattgaactattcaggcgcgtaacccacaaaattattattataattgccagaatgatttccaatctccgataggagcggaacttggagaagaagaagaagaagatctaccccagacgggacaagcatattctcctgttgagaaacataaggcctcagctgttgtcttcaagaccagggggtttgcaccccactttggagaaggttgtttctcgtagaaaccttttgtcttttgggcaggccatgtagcgagaatgcatgactcacgatggacgagaaAGATTACAAATTGGaagccaagagcagacaaacgtaaaagaggaagaccacctacacgttgggctgacgacatcaggcgtatcaccaaaaattggtaACAAAGAGAACAAAATCGTGAAGAATGTAGGAATTTAGGGGAGTCTATGTCCAGTAGTAGACGTATATTTCCTGCCGTATACTCGTAGCAGGCACATGTGTTTTATTTCACCGGCGGTTTTAACATTTTATAGTTCTGACCCCCTACTGGCTACAATACTATTCTTAGTAGTCGTTGTCATGCCCATAATTTAAAGGAGACTGGAAATGTACCAAAGGGATGGAGTACCAGGAGATGTGAGACCAACTAAATATGTAATACAAAGagtaaaaaatagacaaaaaaataataataaaaaggaaaaacACTTACTTGAAATTGACGGTTTCCCATTTACCATTAACCTTTTTGGCGAGCGCTACTTTATCGGGGTAATCCCTGGCAGTTTTTTCGAGGAGTCCGGGCACTGATATGGGCTTAATAGTTTCGATGGCTTTACCATTCTCTGGAATTCTGAGTCGAACGCTTCCACTGGGATCGGTACACACGTAACTTTCACTAGGAATTATTTGATTCGGACCTGAAACGAAAATACATCTAATAACTATAAGGAGAGCAACAGTTTTAAGGTACCTGTCACGACGGCGCGTATTTTTAAAGTTACTCTAAAGAATAACGGTCTTATAATGCGCATGACGGCCGTAAAGTGCTCAGAGTTTAGCTTAGAATGCGATGGTTTTTTCTTTGTTTTGCAAAACGTAACGATCGTATAGAAGTTTGCAAGTGTCGACGACCCGACATGGCCCATTATTAGAAACGTTAAATGAAAAACAAGTATTTTCGTCGTCCTTGTCCGAGTTATCTTAAGCCGAGTCATTACACTTTCCCTACAATTTCTCCTCTGATCTCAGTCTTTCTGCGATATGCACCGGCTCCTCCACCAATTTATCAATGCAAGCGTAAAAGCCAGTGGCGTTTCTAAACGAAGGGATATATCAGgaaaaaatgtttataatcaGACCCACAGCGATGTATGCCAGCGgaacgtggattatgaaccagcaagaagaaaagaaagtaaagATCTGAGAAAGAAACGTGCTTAGAAAAATCTTCGGagggataaataaaaaaaaatgcagacgatacagtgttggaggcagatagtgcgcagggactccaaaggatgatggataacgttgtagaagcatgtaCAAATACgacctaaaactaaattgcaagaagacaaaaagaatgattattagtaagaacaccaacataaacgcccaaattacaatagacgATACaacgttagaaagagtggaaaaaatattctattaaggatacttgggatcacagctacgaaataaaaactcgtattgaaaaagccagaagctcacataacagccttaggaagattctctgcaacttatctttaagtataaATATACGCAAAGGATTcctagatgttacgtctttagtgtcctcctctgaggagtagaaagctggagccttacaaaagatgccacaaaATGATTAGAGACTAAAACCACCATTTATAGTTTATAAAGTAGAAAAAATGTGGTTAAAATGGACTGAAAATGGTCCAAAAGGATCAGCTTGCTGTACTGACAGATGCTGCTCCGTAGGTTCTCGATATAATCGCATCCTTATGAATGGATGGATTCACAGATATTAACGGATTGGTTTACTTTGACCTTTTTACCACATGCAAAATGTCTTGAAGGGCGAAAAATCATCATAGGAGATAATATATCCTCACATTTTACCGATGAGGTGATATCTTTATGCGAACAAAACAATGCGAGCTTTTTGGTCAAAAACTCAACACATTTGACACTTGATGTCGGTTTTTTCGTCTCTTTAGTGATTGGAAAAACTGTCACCCCACATTAACCACAATAGATAAAgattttacaaaattgttaaactATATCCTCCAGCACatggaaaaaataacaaaaacagcgGACTAAAACGGCGCTATAAAACAATTTATTGTTTCCTCCTTTGCAACCACGAACATTTACCCTTTTACCCcgagaaagttttaaataaattacctAGAGAAGATGAAGAAATAGATGGCCAAATCGACAACCTTCTGGTACATTATCTAAAGGAGAAAAAATATTCAGCTGTACCATGCAAGCGAAATATTAAGCGAACCAAACTTAATGTAGAGCCAGGAAAATGTGTTGTTGCTCAACAAGCTGATGAAACTGAAAGCGATAGTGAAGAAAAGCCACCAAGTGATAATGAAACAGAAAGTGAAACGTTTAACTTGGATGAGTCTGACAATAGTGAAGGGGTTGAATATTTTGCTTATAAGAAGGATGACATCAAAGAAAGAAAATTGTTCATCCAGTTTTTAGTCAAAATACTaatcaaaaaaagatttttttatggagaaatatttaatatagatcTTGTTGAATCATATTAGTAAAAAACATGTAGTGAATTTTATAATTTACTATCATATTTTTTAAT
The genomic region above belongs to Diabrotica undecimpunctata isolate CICGRU chromosome 8, icDiaUnde3, whole genome shotgun sequence and contains:
- the bgm gene encoding very long-chain-fatty-acid--CoA ligase bubblegum — encoded protein: MAQQTVYSEGPNQIIPSESYVCTDPSGSVRLRIPENGKAIETIKPISVPGLLEKTARDYPDKVALAKKVNGKWETVNFKQYLENVRTCAKAFLYLGLKPSHSVCILGFNSPEWFYSDLAAIFAGGIAVGVYTTNSAEACYFCAENSRANIIVVEDQKQLDKILEVKSRLPELKAIVQYSGEPTHPDVISWKRLMEIGAQQTDDALNNALKQVAINRCCTLVYTSGTVGNPKGVMLSHDNLTWDALVITERMGLPVGGEEVLISYLPLSHVAAQVVDIYITITVAAAVYFADKDALKGTLINTMQEVRPTKFLGVPRVYEKIFEKMMQIAAKSGALRKFISGWAKKQALQHHVDTMNGVQSNSWGYMFAKNVLFSKVKQALGLSRCTFFASAAAPLAPDVKRYFHSIDIPVMDCFGMSEASGGHCLGIEGATNFDTIGMTMPGMKTKLFNEENGQGELCMFGRHVFMGYLNEPGKTSEALDEEGWLHSGDLGRIDEKQLVYITGRLKELLVTAGGENIPPVAIEQQVKSELPFVSNAFLIGDKRKFLTILVTLKTEVDPETGIPRDNLTSEVKYWLRSIGSPAETVKEVLAAGPDKRVLDELLKGIERVNKQATSNAQTIKKISVLPADFSIPTGELGPTMKVKRRIVEQKYKDIIERMYS